The following proteins are encoded in a genomic region of Triticum dicoccoides isolate Atlit2015 ecotype Zavitan chromosome 1B, WEW_v2.0, whole genome shotgun sequence:
- the LOC119342453 gene encoding chitinase 2-like yields MSPPRAPRSLGIATAATAILAVLAAALATTARAQTCGSQAGGARCPNCLCCSRFGFCGSGSDWCGAGCQSQCSGCPAPGGQGVASIVPRDLFERLLLHRNDAACLAHGFYTYDAFLAAAAAFPAFAGTSEGLSVETRKREVAAFLGQTSHETTGGWPTAPDGPFSWGYCFKQERDPPSDYCQPRPEWPCAPGRRYYGRGPMQLSFNYNYGPAGRAIGVDLLNNPDLVAADPVVAFKTALWFWMTPQANKPSSHAVITGRWTPTGADNAAGRVPGYGVITNIINGGLECGRGQDPRVVDRIGFYKRYCDVLGVGYGSNLDCNSQRPFTSGASAGLAAQ; encoded by the coding sequence ATGTCGCCACCGAGAGCTCCTCGGAGTCTAGGTATAGCCACGGCGGCGACGGCTATTCTGGCCGTCCTGGCAGCGGCGCTCGCCACGACCGCTCGTGCCCAGACCTGCGGCTCGCAGGCTGGCGGCGCGAGGTGCCCCAACTGCCTCTGCTGCAGCCGTTTCGGGTTCTGCGGCAGCGGCTCTGACTGGTGCGGAGCCGGCTGCCAGAGCCAGTGCAGCGGCTGCCCCGCTCCCGGCGGCCAGGGCGTGGCGTCCATCGTGCCCAGGGACCTCTTCGAGCGGCTCCTCCTCCACCGCAACGACGCGGCGTGCCTGGCCCACGGGTTCTACACCTACGATGCGTTCCTCGCCGCGGCCGCCGCGTTCCCGGCCTTCGCCGGCACGTCCGAGGGGCTGAGCGTCGAGACGCGGAAGCGTGAGGTGGCCGCCTTCCTGGGCCAGACCTCCCACGAGACCACCGGCGGGTGGCCGACCGCGCCCGACGGCCCCTTCTCGTGGGGCTACTGCTTCAAGCAGGAGCGCGACCCGCCGTCCGACTACTGCCAGCCGAGGCCGGAGTGGCCGTGCGCGCCCGGCAGGCGGTACTACGGCCGCGGCCCCATGCAGCTCTCCTTCAACTACAACTACGGGCCGGCGGGGCGCGCGATCGGCGTCGACCTGCTCAACAATCCAGACCTGGTGGCGGCCGACCCGGTGGTGGCGTTCAAGACGGCGCTGTGGTTCTGGATGACCCCGCAGGCGAACAAGCCGTCGTCACACGCGGTGATCACGGGGCGGTGGACGCCGACGGGCGCGGACAACGCGGCGGGCCGGGTGCCCGGGTACGGCGTGATCACCAACATCATCAACGGCGGGCTGGAGTGCGGGCGTGGGCAGGACCCCCGGGTGGTCGACCGGATCGGGTTCTACAAGCGCTACTGCGACGTCCTCGGCGTCGGCTACGGGAGCAACCTCGACTGCAACAGCCAGAGGCCGTTCACCAGCGGCGCCTCGGCTGGGCTCGCGGCGCAGTGA